A segment of the Butyrivibrio fibrisolvens genome:
GGTACAAAATACAGCTTGTTCCTGTCATCTGCCATAAATGTATAAATACCAGGATGAATGGCCAGTACTTTGATTCGCTGTAAAAAGAAACTGTCTCAAGTCCCAGCGGAGCAAGGATATAGTTGTTTATAAAACCTGTATCTCCCGCAAGGATCGCATTAGCCAGATAAGAAACGATGATTATGGAAAGCAGACTAGGGAAAAGAATTGTTGTCTGATAGATTTTTCTTGGAAGATTTCCTTTGAGCTCATGTAACAGATATGCGACTACTATGGCTACAACAGTACCCAAGACAATAAAAACCAGGTTATAAGCGATGGTATTTCTGGTCATCAGCCATGCATCAGAACTTGAAAATAAGAATTTGAAGTTATCAAGTCCAACTTTAGGACTTCCGAATATACCTCCACTTACAGTATATTTTTCAAAAGCAAGAATAAGGCCGCCCATAGGAATATAGTTATTGATAAAGAAATAAACAATGGCAGGAAGCGCCATAAGATAAAAT
Coding sequences within it:
- a CDS encoding sugar ABC transporter permease — protein: MIVKIKKYLPFYLMALPAIVYFFINNYIPMGGLILAFEKYTVSGGIFGSPKVGLDNFKFLFSSSDAWLMTRNTIAYNLVFIVLGTVVAIVVAYLLHELKGNLPRKIYQTTILFPSLLSIIIVSYLANAILAGDTGFINNYILAPLGLETVSFYSESKYWPFILVFIHLWQMTGTSCILYLANMSAIDPGLYEAANLDGASRWNTFIHITIPCLIPTIITLTILAVGKIFNSDFGLFYQVPMNSGALIDVTQTIDTYVYRGLMNTANMGMSAAACFYQSVVGFVLVMITNHLVKKFSKENAMF